The Sebaldella sp. S0638 genome has a segment encoding these proteins:
- the fdhD gene encoding formate dehydrogenase accessory sulfurtransferase FdhD: MIKNIEIIRYSNGILEKTNDNITEESKINIFVNGSHYISLLCSNSELKELCTGFLFSEGVISSFKDIKNIEFSCNNNIFITLDESVSFSPEKQRIIVSGCSKGSIEETLMEQNHLYFSDSDPKYKISDILDYMKELNSHSEIFKKTGGTHCCVLCHKNDKIISEDIGRHNALDKIIGKSLIFDFKPSESILLLTGRVSSEILLKSAKFGIRIIISRSAPTDFSVETALKINMTLAGFARGSKMNIYSGVHRLINA; encoded by the coding sequence ATGATAAAAAATATTGAAATAATAAGATATAGCAACGGAATTCTCGAAAAAACCAATGATAATATCACAGAGGAAAGTAAAATTAATATTTTTGTAAACGGAAGCCATTATATTAGTCTTCTCTGCAGTAACAGCGAACTAAAAGAACTGTGTACCGGCTTTCTCTTTTCGGAAGGTGTTATTTCCAGTTTCAAAGATATTAAAAATATTGAATTCTCATGTAATAACAATATTTTCATTACTCTTGACGAATCTGTATCCTTTTCTCCCGAAAAGCAAAGAATCATAGTTTCAGGATGCTCCAAAGGAAGTATTGAAGAAACTCTTATGGAACAAAATCATTTATATTTTTCTGATTCTGATCCTAAGTACAAAATTTCTGATATTTTAGATTATATGAAAGAGCTGAATTCCCATTCTGAAATTTTCAAAAAAACAGGGGGTACACATTGCTGTGTTCTTTGTCATAAAAATGATAAAATTATATCTGAAGATATCGGACGGCATAATGCTCTTGATAAAATTATAGGAAAAAGCCTAATTTTTGATTTTAAGCCATCTGAAAGCATTTTGCTATTAACGGGTAGGGTCTCCTCTGAAATTCTTCTTAAAAGTGCTAAATTTGGCATTAGAATTATTATTTCACGTTCTGCTCCGACAGATTTTTCCGTGGAAACTGCTTTAAAAATAAATATGACTCTGGCTGGTTTTGCAAGAGGCAGTAAAATGAATATATATTCCGGTGTCCACAGACTGATCAATGCATGA
- a CDS encoding DUF1848 domain-containing protein — MIISASRRCDIPKYGKKWFLDNIKQGYVNVTNPFNRNQVKKVSLHNEDVDLFVFWTKDGSDFTEVLDFLESKNMKFLIQYTINGYPSDIEPFTGDTDKIIRNFNDINSRYPGSVLWRYDPVILTDRFDLKYHTEKFTYIFENIKHSTTRCYTSFFDEYRKNKKFIAAHNVNTDNFSKYEEVLAEFDNIVDGSAVKLIVCSEPINYISYKNVIKGACIDKDYINDIFGLNIQGKRDSGQRKDCYCVKSTDIGAYNQCKTGCKYCYACNNNKI; from the coding sequence TTGATAATTAGTGCAAGCAGAAGATGCGATATTCCAAAATACGGAAAAAAGTGGTTTTTAGATAATATTAAACAAGGATATGTCAATGTCACTAATCCTTTTAACAGAAATCAGGTAAAAAAAGTTTCACTGCATAATGAAGATGTGGATCTTTTTGTCTTTTGGACAAAAGATGGTTCTGATTTTACAGAGGTTTTGGATTTTCTTGAAAGTAAAAATATGAAATTTTTAATACAATATACAATAAACGGATATCCTTCTGATATAGAGCCTTTTACCGGTGATACCGACAAGATCATCAGGAATTTTAATGATATAAACTCACGATATCCCGGATCTGTGCTTTGGAGATACGACCCTGTTATTCTCACAGACAGATTTGATCTGAAATACCATACCGAAAAGTTTACATATATTTTTGAGAATATAAAACACTCTACTACAAGGTGTTACACCAGTTTTTTTGATGAATACAGAAAAAACAAAAAATTTATAGCTGCACATAATGTTAATACAGATAATTTTTCAAAATATGAAGAGGTTCTCGCTGAATTTGACAATATTGTGGACGGTTCCGCTGTAAAACTTATTGTCTGTTCCGAGCCGATAAATTATATCAGTTATAAAAATGTGATAAAAGGTGCATGCATTGACAAGGATTATATTAATGATATTTTCGGTCTGAACATTCAGGGAAAAAGAGATTCCGGACAAAGGAAAGACTGTTATTGCGTGAAAAGTACCGATATCGGGGCTTACAACCAGTGTAAAACAGGCTGTAAATACTGTTATGCCTGTAATAATAACAAAATTTAA